From the Candidatus Methanoplasma cognatum genome, one window contains:
- the amrB gene encoding AmmeMemoRadiSam system protein B, translating into MAGRFYPADRAELTASIESSFLHDLGPGLPEHLGNDRTISAAISPHAGYMASGMNAAHVYRKIAEDGLPEAYILIGPDHTGVPFKAVMCDEDFLTPMGPCKIHEDIASGLKETVPCSCAAHRYEHSIEVQIPFIQYIDKDPKIVPIIMRDQSKASAEKLAGSIKEACGDRDVIIIASSDMAHYIPKKDAERLNSTVLERIAERDVDGMYSAVERNRISVCGYGPMAAAILGSEPSRIEVLKYSDSWDSLRYDINSVVGYGSAVMYK; encoded by the coding sequence GTGGCAGGCAGATTCTATCCTGCGGACAGGGCCGAACTGACGGCAAGCATCGAAAGCAGTTTCCTTCACGACCTCGGACCGGGGCTTCCGGAACATCTCGGCAATGACAGGACGATCTCCGCCGCCATCTCGCCGCATGCGGGTTACATGGCGTCCGGCATGAACGCCGCCCACGTTTACAGAAAGATAGCGGAGGACGGACTGCCAGAAGCGTACATCCTGATAGGCCCGGACCATACCGGCGTGCCTTTCAAGGCCGTTATGTGCGATGAGGATTTCCTTACTCCGATGGGTCCCTGCAAGATACATGAGGACATAGCATCCGGGCTCAAGGAAACGGTCCCCTGCAGCTGCGCCGCCCACAGATATGAGCATTCCATTGAGGTGCAGATACCCTTCATACAATACATCGACAAGGATCCGAAGATCGTGCCGATCATAATGAGGGATCAGAGCAAAGCGTCCGCCGAAAAGCTGGCAGGGTCGATAAAGGAGGCATGCGGAGACAGGGATGTGATCATTATCGCATCCAGCGACATGGCCCATTACATCCCGAAAAAGGACGCGGAGAGACTGAACTCGACGGTCTTGGAACGGATCGCGGAAAGGGACGTCGACGGAATGTATTCGGCGGTGGAAAGGAACAGGATATCGGTCTGCGGATACGGCCCGATGGCGGCCGCCATCCTGGGATCGGAGCCGTCTAGGATAGAGGTGCTGAAATACTCAGACTCATGGGATTCGCTGAGATATGATATCAACTCGGTGGTGGGGTATGGGTCAGCCGTGATGTACAAATGA